A region of Streptomyces sp. R44 DNA encodes the following proteins:
- a CDS encoding MFS transporter, giving the protein MPAPAPASSPRLALGVLATGMLMTVLDGSIVTVAMPAIQGDLGFTPVGLSWVVNAYLIAFGSLLLLAGRLGDLIGRRRMFLAGTGIFTAASLLAGVATSPAALIAARFLQGVGSAMSSAVGLGILVTLFIAPRERARAIAVFSFTGAAGASLGQVLGGVLTDALAWNWIFFINLPIGVATLLVALRALPADRSLGLKAGADVTGALLVTAGLMAGIYAVVKIEEYGAGSAHTLGFGALATALLAGFLLRQAKAAHPLMPLRILRSRAVAGANAVQMLMVAALFSFQVLVALYLQKVLGYGAAETGLAMLPAALIIGAVSLGVSAPLIARFGERNVLLTGLVLLVGVLGLLTRVPVHASYATDLLPVMLLAAGFGLALPSLTALAMSGAEEADAGLASGLFNTTQQIGMALGVAVLSTLAAARTESLTAAGKPDAEALTGGYHLAFGVGAGLLLLALTVALTVLRPTAAPTEPRRMTMAA; this is encoded by the coding sequence ATGCCTGCCCCTGCCCCCGCCTCCAGCCCCCGCCTCGCCCTCGGCGTCCTCGCCACCGGCATGCTGATGACCGTCCTCGACGGCAGCATCGTCACCGTCGCCATGCCCGCCATCCAGGGCGACCTCGGCTTCACCCCCGTCGGCCTCAGCTGGGTCGTCAACGCCTACCTCATCGCTTTCGGCTCGCTCCTCCTCCTCGCCGGCCGGCTCGGCGACCTCATCGGCCGCAGGCGGATGTTCCTCGCGGGAACCGGGATCTTCACCGCCGCCTCCCTGCTCGCCGGCGTCGCCACCTCCCCCGCCGCCCTCATCGCCGCCCGCTTCCTCCAGGGCGTCGGCAGCGCGATGTCCTCCGCCGTCGGCCTCGGCATCCTCGTCACCCTCTTCATCGCACCCCGCGAACGCGCCCGCGCCATCGCCGTGTTCAGCTTCACCGGCGCCGCCGGAGCCTCCCTCGGCCAGGTCCTCGGCGGTGTCCTCACCGACGCCCTCGCCTGGAACTGGATCTTCTTCATCAACCTGCCCATCGGCGTCGCCACCCTCCTCGTCGCCCTCCGCGCCCTCCCCGCCGACCGCAGCCTCGGGCTGAAGGCCGGCGCCGACGTCACCGGCGCGCTGCTCGTGACCGCCGGACTCATGGCCGGGATCTACGCCGTCGTCAAGATCGAGGAGTACGGGGCCGGTTCGGCGCACACCCTCGGCTTCGGGGCCCTCGCGACCGCCCTCCTCGCCGGCTTCCTGCTCCGCCAGGCGAAGGCCGCGCACCCCCTCATGCCCCTGCGGATCCTCCGCTCCCGCGCCGTCGCCGGCGCGAACGCCGTCCAGATGCTGATGGTCGCCGCGCTCTTCTCCTTCCAGGTCCTCGTCGCCCTCTACCTGCAGAAGGTCCTCGGGTACGGAGCCGCCGAGACCGGCCTCGCGATGCTGCCCGCCGCGCTGATCATCGGCGCCGTCTCCCTCGGCGTCTCAGCGCCCCTCATCGCCCGCTTCGGCGAGCGGAACGTCCTGCTCACCGGCCTCGTCCTGCTCGTCGGCGTCCTGGGCCTGCTGACCCGCGTCCCCGTCCACGCCTCGTACGCCACCGACCTGCTCCCGGTGATGCTGCTCGCCGCCGGCTTCGGCCTCGCGCTGCCCTCCCTCACCGCGCTCGCCATGTCCGGCGCGGAGGAGGCCGACGCGGGCCTGGCCTCCGGGCTCTTCAACACCACCCAGCAGATCGGCATGGCCCTCGGCGTCGCCGTCCTGTCCACCCTGGCCGCCGCCCGCACCGAGTCCCTCACGGCCGCCGGAAAGCCCGACGCCGAGGCCCTGACCGGCGGTTACCACCTCGCCTTCGGCGTCGGCGCCGGGCTCCTCCTCCTCGCCCTGACCGTCGCCCTCACCGTCCTGCGCCCCACCGCCGCCCCCACCGAGCCCCGGCGGATGACGATGGCGGCATGA
- a CDS encoding MarR family winged helix-turn-helix transcriptional regulator: MTAMAPTRTEPDLSYLLDHTSHVLRTRMAAALSAIGLTARMHCVLVHALEEERTQAQLAEIGDMDKTTMVVTVDALEKAGLAERRPSSTDRRARIIAVTEAGAEVARQSQKIVDGVHESALSSLPDEERTVLLHALNRLATGHLEVPAESPTPARRARQRG, encoded by the coding sequence ATGACAGCCATGGCGCCCACCCGCACCGAGCCCGACCTCTCCTACCTCCTCGATCACACCAGTCACGTCCTGCGGACCCGGATGGCCGCCGCGCTCAGTGCCATCGGGCTCACCGCGCGGATGCACTGCGTCCTCGTGCACGCCCTGGAGGAGGAGCGGACGCAGGCGCAGCTCGCGGAGATCGGGGACATGGACAAGACGACGATGGTCGTGACCGTCGACGCCCTGGAGAAGGCGGGGCTCGCCGAGCGCCGGCCGTCCAGCACCGACCGGCGGGCGCGGATCATCGCCGTCACCGAGGCCGGGGCCGAGGTCGCCCGGCAGAGCCAGAAGATCGTCGACGGCGTGCACGAGAGCGCCCTCTCCTCGCTCCCCGACGAGGAGCGCACCGTCCTGCTGCACGCCCTGAACCGGCTGGCCACCGGCCATCTGGAGGTTCCCGCCGAGAGCCCGACGCCCGCCCGCCGGGCCCGTCAGCGCGGATAG
- a CDS encoding DinB family protein has translation MLAGFLADQRATLVLRCAGLEEELAVRSVEPSTLSLLGLVRHLADVERHWFREILAGQKDARPLFSSPASPDGDFDVAAAGPSAVTEAWEAWHAAVAFADRFTAEAPDLDVTGEDGWRGTVSLRWVLIHMIEEYARHNGHADLLRERIDGTRGL, from the coding sequence ATGCTCGCCGGGTTCCTGGCGGACCAGCGGGCGACGCTGGTGCTGAGGTGCGCGGGCCTGGAGGAGGAGCTGGCGGTCAGGTCGGTGGAACCGTCGACCCTGTCCCTCCTCGGCCTGGTCCGGCACCTGGCCGACGTCGAGCGCCACTGGTTCCGCGAGATCCTCGCCGGTCAGAAGGACGCGCGCCCCCTCTTCTCCTCACCGGCCTCCCCCGACGGAGACTTCGACGTTGCCGCGGCCGGCCCGTCGGCCGTCACGGAGGCCTGGGAGGCATGGCACGCGGCGGTGGCCTTCGCGGACCGCTTCACGGCGGAGGCGCCGGACCTGGACGTCACGGGGGAGGACGGCTGGCGGGGAACGGTGTCGCTGCGGTGGGTCCTGATCCACATGATCGAGGAGTACGCCCGCCACAACGGCCACGCGGACCTCTTGCGCGAACGCATCGACGGCACGCGGGGCCTGTAG
- a CDS encoding VOC family protein codes for MDNIKLSQCFITVDDADAALGFYRDALGLEVRNDVGYEGMRWVTLGSPAQPDVAVVLETPLPDPGASEADRKAVTDLLGKGLLRGVIFSTEDVDATFERVRAAGAEVLQEPVDQHYGVRDCAFRDPAGNMIRFAQPKA; via the coding sequence ATGGACAACATCAAGCTCTCGCAGTGCTTCATCACCGTCGACGACGCCGACGCGGCGCTCGGTTTCTACCGGGACGCCCTCGGCCTTGAGGTCCGCAACGACGTCGGTTACGAGGGGATGCGCTGGGTGACCCTCGGGTCGCCCGCGCAGCCGGACGTGGCCGTCGTCCTGGAGACCCCGCTCCCCGACCCCGGCGCCTCGGAGGCCGACCGGAAGGCGGTCACGGACCTCCTCGGCAAGGGCCTGCTGCGCGGCGTGATCTTCTCCACGGAGGACGTCGACGCCACCTTCGAACGCGTCCGGGCGGCCGGCGCGGAGGTCCTCCAGGAGCCGGTCGACCAGCACTACGGCGTCCGCGACTGCGCCTTCCGCGACCCGGCCGGCAACATGATCCGCTTCGCCCAGCCGAAAGCCTGA
- a CDS encoding helix-turn-helix domain-containing protein, whose amino-acid sequence MDLEDLKRLRRARDTMDRDYASPLDVPALARVALMSTGHFARSFRTAFGETPYSYLMTRRVERAKALLRRGDLSVTEVCFEVGCTSLGSFSSRFTELVGETPSAYRARGHEEGAAMPACVAKVLTRPVKNGGGPAEAIRIGEAGTSASP is encoded by the coding sequence GTGGATCTGGAGGACCTGAAACGACTGCGCCGCGCGCGAGACACCATGGACCGCGACTACGCCTCGCCGCTGGACGTACCGGCCCTGGCGAGGGTCGCCCTGATGTCGACCGGGCACTTCGCGCGCAGCTTCCGCACCGCGTTCGGTGAGACGCCGTACAGCTATCTGATGACCCGGCGCGTCGAGCGGGCGAAGGCCCTGCTCCGGCGGGGGGACCTGAGCGTGACGGAGGTCTGCTTCGAGGTGGGCTGTACGTCGCTCGGGTCGTTCAGCTCGCGGTTCACGGAGCTGGTCGGCGAGACGCCGAGCGCGTACCGGGCGCGCGGCCACGAGGAGGGCGCGGCGATGCCCGCGTGCGTGGCGAAGGTGCTGACGCGGCCGGTGAAGAACGGCGGCGGCCCCGCTGAAGCGATCAGGATCGGAGAAGCGGGAACGAGCGCCTCGCCGTAG
- a CDS encoding helix-turn-helix domain-containing protein, translating to MASLNVGNLGEYLREQRRTAQLSLRQLADAAGVSNPYLSQIERGLRKPSAEVLQQVAKALRISAETLYVRAGILDEKEREELETRAVILADPSINERQKQVLLQIYDSFRKENAADAAAAADTDATPPSSQ from the coding sequence ATGGCATCGCTCAACGTCGGCAATCTCGGTGAGTACCTCCGCGAACAGCGGCGGACCGCGCAGCTCTCCCTGCGGCAGCTCGCCGACGCCGCCGGGGTGTCGAACCCGTACCTCAGCCAGATCGAGCGCGGGCTGCGCAAGCCCAGCGCCGAGGTCCTGCAGCAGGTCGCGAAGGCGCTGCGGATCTCCGCCGAGACGCTCTACGTACGGGCCGGGATCCTCGACGAGAAGGAGCGGGAGGAGCTGGAGACGCGCGCCGTCATCCTGGCCGATCCCTCGATCAACGAGCGGCAGAAGCAGGTGCTGCTCCAGATCTACGACTCCTTCCGCAAGGAGAACGCCGCCGACGCCGCCGCGGCCGCCGACACGGACGCCACACCGCCTTCGAGCCAGTAG
- a CDS encoding DUF2516 family protein, which translates to MLRAGFDSLLSLVIFLVFTGFAVAALVFAAMAREDAYRAADKQTKKFWLIILGINLALNLLLPMLFLQIAGLIAAIVFMVDVRPALAQVSGGGRGGRRGGGSSSDGPYGPYNGGR; encoded by the coding sequence ATGTTGCGCGCGGGATTCGACTCCCTTCTCTCCCTGGTGATCTTCCTGGTCTTCACCGGCTTCGCCGTCGCCGCGCTCGTCTTCGCCGCCATGGCGCGCGAGGACGCCTACCGCGCCGCCGACAAGCAGACGAAGAAGTTCTGGCTGATCATCCTGGGCATCAACCTCGCCCTGAACCTGCTGCTGCCGATGCTGTTCCTGCAGATCGCGGGCCTGATCGCCGCCATCGTCTTCATGGTGGACGTGCGCCCCGCGCTCGCGCAGGTCTCCGGCGGAGGCCGTGGCGGCCGCCGGGGCGGCGGCTCCAGCAGCGACGGACCGTACGGCCCCTACAACGGCGGCCGGTAG
- a CDS encoding PP2C family protein-serine/threonine phosphatase, producing the protein MDATPMTGTVTGTDRTDLTLLVVEDDPAGALAVPELLDAADAAGTRVRIRTARNLTEAERLLTDDVHCVLVDLSLPGARAGAAGDDPLAPLRHILRLAPRHAVLALAGSADAELAAEAVRVGAQDHLFREELDGRLLSRAIRYAVERKRADAVQVKLAESRLRAQENARLERGLLPTPLLEGSDLRFAAHYRPGRSRALLGGDFYDVVRTPDGTVHAMIGDVCGHGPDEAALGVELRIAWRALTFAGLCGDELLSTMQQVLEHERESEEIFATLCTVDIAPDGRRAGLCLAGHPSPLIARQGRTARLLPYEDGGPALGLLPRARWPRRQVELGGAWSLLMYTDGLIEGRSAGPGSPRLGQDGMVEMINRQLASGLRGEELLEAAVTEVRSLNGGELTDDVAVLALERDRTRG; encoded by the coding sequence ATGGACGCCACTCCCATGACAGGCACAGTCACAGGAACCGACCGCACCGATCTCACTCTCCTGGTCGTCGAGGACGACCCGGCGGGTGCCCTCGCCGTACCCGAACTGCTCGACGCGGCGGACGCCGCCGGCACCCGGGTCCGCATCCGTACCGCCCGGAACCTCACCGAGGCCGAGCGGCTCCTCACCGACGACGTCCACTGCGTCCTGGTCGACCTCTCCCTGCCCGGCGCGCGCGCCGGGGCCGCCGGCGACGACCCGCTCGCCCCGCTGCGGCACATCCTGCGCCTCGCCCCGCGCCACGCGGTCCTCGCGCTCGCCGGCTCCGCCGACGCCGAGCTGGCGGCCGAGGCGGTACGCGTCGGGGCCCAGGACCACCTCTTCCGCGAGGAGCTCGACGGGCGGCTGCTCAGCCGGGCCATCCGGTACGCCGTCGAACGCAAGCGGGCCGACGCCGTCCAGGTGAAGCTGGCCGAGTCCCGCCTCCGCGCCCAGGAGAACGCCCGCCTGGAGCGCGGACTGCTGCCCACCCCGCTCCTGGAGGGCTCCGACCTGCGGTTCGCCGCCCACTACCGGCCCGGCCGGTCCCGCGCCCTGCTCGGCGGCGACTTCTACGACGTCGTCCGCACCCCCGACGGCACCGTCCACGCCATGATCGGCGACGTCTGCGGGCACGGCCCCGACGAGGCCGCGCTCGGCGTCGAGCTGCGGATCGCCTGGCGGGCGCTGACCTTCGCGGGCCTCTGCGGAGACGAGCTGCTCTCGACGATGCAGCAGGTCCTGGAGCACGAGCGGGAGAGCGAGGAGATCTTCGCGACCCTCTGCACCGTCGACATCGCGCCCGACGGGCGCCGGGCCGGCCTCTGCCTCGCCGGGCACCCCTCGCCGCTGATCGCCCGGCAGGGGCGGACGGCACGGCTCCTCCCGTACGAGGACGGCGGCCCGGCCCTCGGACTGCTGCCGCGCGCCCGCTGGCCGCGCCGGCAGGTCGAGCTCGGCGGGGCGTGGAGCCTGCTCATGTACACGGACGGGCTCATCGAGGGCCGCTCGGCGGGCCCCGGCTCGCCGCGGCTCGGCCAGGACGGAATGGTCGAGATGATCAACCGGCAGCTGGCCTCCGGCCTGCGGGGCGAGGAGCTCCTGGAGGCGGCCGTGACCGAGGTCCGGTCCCTGAACGGCGGCGAGCTCACGGACGACGTCGCCGTCCTGGCCCTGGAAAGGGACAGGACCCGGGGGTGA
- a CDS encoding C40 family peptidase has product MNRRRHATAAITVICALTVLASPALTLQASAAPLPPPPPKKSLEEVRKEIDDLYRKAAVATDAYNLAEEKTKEQSAEIVRLARMIVEGREKIEDLKSKAGAQARAQYRNGGLPDGAQLVLTNDPQLFLDAAGRLKSGAKATTDLLGEMTRTQAELDTYAKDASTNWTKLEAIRVKQAKAKKEINEKIDAAKKLESELAAEERERLRRLEEQAQLRAQTTWLGTGVLDGLQAGATAEGKRAVEFATAQIGKPYVWGAEGPGSYDCSGLTQSAWGAAGRGIPRTSQEQWRLLPHVDIKDMRPGDLIVYFQDASHIGMYVGNGMIVHAPRPGRNVTLAGAGSMEILGVVRPS; this is encoded by the coding sequence GTGAACCGACGCCGCCACGCCACTGCCGCGATCACCGTGATCTGCGCCCTGACCGTGCTGGCCTCCCCCGCGCTGACCCTCCAGGCCTCCGCCGCGCCGCTCCCCCCTCCGCCGCCGAAGAAGAGCCTGGAGGAGGTGCGCAAGGAGATCGACGACCTCTACCGGAAGGCGGCCGTCGCCACCGACGCGTACAACCTCGCCGAGGAGAAGACCAAGGAGCAGTCCGCCGAGATCGTCCGGCTCGCCCGCATGATCGTGGAGGGCCGCGAGAAGATCGAGGACCTCAAGTCCAAGGCCGGCGCCCAGGCCCGCGCCCAGTACCGCAACGGCGGACTCCCGGACGGCGCGCAGCTCGTCCTCACGAACGACCCGCAGCTCTTCCTCGACGCCGCCGGGCGGCTCAAGTCCGGCGCCAAGGCCACCACCGACCTCCTGGGCGAGATGACCCGCACCCAGGCCGAGTTGGACACGTACGCCAAGGACGCCAGCACCAACTGGACCAAGCTGGAGGCCATCCGCGTCAAGCAGGCCAAGGCGAAGAAGGAGATCAACGAAAAGATCGACGCCGCGAAGAAGCTGGAGTCCGAGCTCGCCGCCGAGGAGCGCGAGCGGCTGCGGCGCCTGGAGGAGCAGGCCCAGCTCCGGGCCCAGACGACCTGGCTCGGCACCGGCGTCCTCGACGGCCTCCAGGCGGGCGCGACCGCGGAGGGCAAGAGGGCGGTCGAGTTCGCGACGGCCCAGATCGGCAAGCCGTACGTCTGGGGCGCGGAGGGACCGGGCTCGTACGACTGCTCCGGACTGACCCAGAGCGCCTGGGGCGCGGCCGGCCGGGGAATCCCGCGCACCTCGCAGGAGCAGTGGCGGCTCCTGCCGCACGTGGACATCAAGGACATGCGGCCCGGCGACCTGATCGTCTACTTCCAGGACGCGAGCCACATCGGCATGTACGTCGGGAACGGCATGATCGTGCACGCGCCGCGGCCGGGACGGAACGTGACCCTCGCGGGCGCGGGCTCGATGGAGATCCTGGGCGTGGTCCGCCCTTCGTGA
- a CDS encoding class I SAM-dependent methyltransferase, whose amino-acid sequence MAPRTTRPVGTPTRGTTNPNRLRRMDRWIAAVHGPALRRSPEPPLAVDLGYGAAPWTAVELLARLRTADPRTLLYGIEIEPARVEAAKPYEAAHEGLAFLHGGFEVPVPGRVALIRAANVLRQYDEDQVAAVWARLCGRLAPGGLLVEGTCDEIGRRHVWVALDAAGPRTVTFATRLGSLDRPSDLAERLPKALIHRNVPGEPVHAFLRDFDRAWAAAAPYASLGARQRWIRSVRDLAADWPLTDGPRRWRQGEVTVRWEALAPRT is encoded by the coding sequence ATGGCCCCGCGCACCACCCGCCCCGTCGGCACCCCGACCCGCGGGACCACCAACCCGAACCGGCTGCGCCGCATGGACCGCTGGATCGCCGCCGTCCACGGCCCGGCCCTGCGCCGCTCCCCCGAGCCGCCGCTCGCCGTCGACCTCGGGTACGGGGCCGCCCCCTGGACCGCCGTCGAGCTCCTGGCCCGGCTCCGCACCGCCGACCCCCGCACCCTGCTGTACGGGATCGAGATCGAGCCCGCCCGCGTCGAGGCCGCGAAGCCGTACGAGGCCGCTCACGAGGGCCTCGCCTTCCTGCACGGCGGCTTCGAGGTGCCGGTCCCCGGCCGGGTCGCCCTGATCCGGGCCGCGAACGTGCTGCGCCAGTACGACGAGGACCAGGTCGCGGCCGTCTGGGCGCGGCTCTGCGGCCGGCTCGCGCCCGGCGGGCTGCTCGTGGAGGGCACCTGCGACGAGATCGGGCGCCGGCACGTGTGGGTGGCGCTCGACGCGGCCGGGCCGCGCACGGTGACCTTCGCGACCCGGCTCGGCTCGCTCGACCGGCCCTCGGACCTCGCGGAACGGCTGCCGAAGGCGCTGATCCACCGGAACGTGCCGGGCGAACCGGTGCACGCCTTCCTGCGGGACTTCGACCGGGCGTGGGCGGCGGCCGCCCCGTACGCCTCGCTCGGCGCCCGGCAGCGGTGGATCCGCTCCGTCCGCGACCTGGCGGCGGACTGGCCGCTGACGGACGGCCCGCGCCGCTGGCGCCAGGGCGAGGTGACGGTGCGGTGGGAGGCACTGGCACCGAGGACCTGA